The DNA window tgtttgcctagcatgcataaatCCATGGGTGTGATCCTCAGCACCCCCCTTCCTTTAAATCATTAGCATCTGGTTATTCTCAGTATCTCAAAGTTTCTCTTGCTAGACAGGGAGGAGAAGCAGTGTATGCCCTGCCCCAGTGGTGGTGAAGCCATTGCCATTTGCCCTGAATGTCTGATCATTTACTGGCTTGGACCCACCAGGCTGTTTGAAAGGGGCTGCTGAGCCCTGGACTTTCTTTGACACTGAGCCAaagtcaggctttttttttttttttttccctcctgcaGGTGAAGGAACAGCAGTTAAGGGATAAAAGATCAGCCAGGCAGGAGCTGTGGTTATTCCTGGGGGAAAGCTGAAGGGTGGGTGCCGTTCAAGCAAAGAGGAGAGAGACACAGCAGAGGTGGTGACCTCTTCTCCATCACAGGAGAGAGGCATAGAGCAGAGGTAGTGATCTCTTCGTCATCTGCAGAGCGCCATGCAACCACAAGGGCATTCTCTCCATCACGGGAAGCTCTGCCCACCTCACCCACCTCCTGGGTTAGTTCACAGGAGAACAGGTAAGCAAGCCTCCAGGTAATGCTGTCTCCTCTCCCTGCAGGTGTGAATGACAGAGGTGGTACCCTCCAGCGCCCTCAGCGAGGTCAGTCTGCGCCTCCTGTGCCACGATGACATAGACACTGTGAAGCAGCTGTGTGGCGACTGGTTCCCCATTGAGTGAGTGTTGGGCACTGTGTCTCCAGTGCCTGGGAGAGGACCATGATGGTTCAGAGTTGCTATCTAAAGTTGGCCAACTAGGCAGTGAACCGTATTTGTCTGCTGCTCAAGAGGTTCTGCTGagaaattttacttaaaaatctGTCCAATGCTGCATGTCCTCGGGAAATTTAGGAGCAACTTCAATGTAAGAAATTGGTTAGATATATTAGGATATGGATATGTAAAATGCAATGTTGCTAGTGTGCATATGCCTAGAATACTAGAATTcaggaagtggaagcaggaaaaggtcaggagttcaaaggcagcctgaaccacatagtaagtttgaagccagcttgggctgtatgagagatcctgtctttcAAAGGGTTATGAGTTGCCCAGGAACAGAAATCTGTTAAAGGATTTATTTACTGGCAGAAAGTTACTTTCATTCCTTCCGCATTCTTTTACCAAATACTAAGTGAAAGTACTACAGAGAACAGTGTGTACCACAGTCAgccttcatttaaaaatatgcatagAGTAAAAGCTTCTACACGCTGCACAGGAAGGTGATAGGCCTCTGCCCTTCATGAGAATCATCGCCGACACTGTTCTTAATAAGGAAAAGGTTTGCAGGAGAGAAGTGAGTACCAGATTTATTTGACCTGCGTCTTCTGCCATGGAAGCCTTCAGATTAAGGATGGAAACGCCCTCGGCGAATTCTCCATTTCTGTGCTTAGGTTCAGCGAAGCATGGACTGTCGTGTAGAGATTATTGGACAGAGAGTGTTACCTGCTCCTAATGGATTGAAGGTGGAGGACACAGTGAGGCCTGCCCGGTCAGGTTCCCCGTGGACTCTGTGACAGTCCCTCTTTCTAGGCATTGAGCATTTCTGGAATGAGGAGGCTGTTAGTTTtatcattgctgtgaccaaaatgCCTGATGGAAACAACTTATAGATGACAGGGtttagtttcagaggtttcaggACATTGTTTTAGGGGGAGCTTGAGGGGACAACCCACATTACAGTGGACAGGGAGTAGAGGGTCATAGTAACTGGGAGGGCCACAAGGAAGCTGTTGCCCCCTAAGGGCATGTCCTCAGGGGCCTACTTCCTCCAAGCCCTGCCTTCCACAGTTCTGCACTTCCCAGTAGCCTGAGTGCCCAGTGCAGTTTGAATCTGTCAGTGCCTTCATGGACACCTGGAAATGTATTGTGCTGATCTCGTGGGCACTTCTCAGTCTAACTAAGCTGACAATCAGTGTATCAACAGTGGTGTCAGATCTACTATGGGACAAGACAGGACAGAGAATTTCTTCATGGTCACCTTCTACACCAAGAATCCCATTGGCCTTGGAAGAAAGGGATTCTGCTGGTTTCTGTGGGCCATACTGGAGTAGAAGACTTCAAGGTTATATGGCTCACGTAAGGGGAGAGAATGAAAGACAAGAGGCAGATCTGAGAGGTTCTCTTGTGGACCTTCACTGTGGGGATCACTTGCCCCCAAAGTACTGCTAAATTAAGTACTTTCAGCAGTTTGAGGTGGAGTGGAATTTTAGCATCCGTGGATCCCTTTGTTTTTGCTTACCTTATTTCTAGATTAGTGTATGATATGAAAaaacagggtttttgtttgtttgtttgtttttttaagtgagaaagacagacacaaacTTTGAAACATAAAAGCTAAGCAAGGTCCTTTAAGTCATTGGTATTTCCTGAGTCCTGGTCTTAGACTTGTGCTCCATGCCAGCAGAAAAAGTAGGGCACATTTCCCCCTACCCCTCTGCATCTCTGCTGATAACAGAAATTGCCAGCTTCTTAGGAATGTGGGCTAACTGTACTTTATAACCTATCCTTCAAGTTAGAATCCCAGTACTGAGAAGTAACCctaggaaataaaaacagaaatgaggCCCTGCTCAGGACTGTGGGGTTGTTTAGAGCCACATTGAGTTTTCAGCCTTAGTCATGTGTTGTGTCCCTACCCATGCTCAAAAGGTACTGTAAACCCTAGTGCGCATAGCCGTGAACTTGGGCTCTTCCTTGAATCACCTTGTCTAGTCTTCAGTGCCAGAAAGTCTCACAGAAGACTGTTTGCAGCAGTCAGGTCTCTCCGTCCTTCATAgcgtcctgggaattgaactcaagttttGAGGCTTAGCTGTAAGCACCTGTACCTACCGAACCATCTCAGCAGCCCTCACAGAATTCCTCATAGATGAGCCAAGTGTTCATGGTCTCTGAGGGCCCTGAGGTCTCAGCTCACACTGAGGAGCAGGCTGCCTGTGCCATCCCTCCAGAAACTATTCTGTGGAGACAGTTTCATTGGAGGTTTTCCCCCtttcatatattttttacatAAAAAGTTCCCATGTGGACAGATAGCTTCTTTGAGAAGATAGCTGTGAGGCTCCTGGAGACTGTAAGTGATAGGCAGGGCAACCAGAGCTCCCATGACTCACCCGAGTGTGCTCACCCGAGTGTGCTCTCTCCCTCAGGTACCCAGACTCATGGTATCGTGACATCACATCCAACAAGAAGTTCTTCTCCCTTGCTGCAACCTACAGAGGCGCCATTGTGGGAATGATAGTAGCAGAAATAAAGAATAGgaccaaaatacataaagaggTATGTCTGTGGCATCTGAAAGGGGTGTTGCATTGGGGTCACATTACCAGCTCTTGCCTATGTCTCAGCATCTTATGAGCTGAGGAATCAGAGCAGCAAATGACACTCATATCCAGTTGGTTTCTCTGTCTGTAGGTGTAAatacttggactttttccctaaagatttacttattactctttaactgtgtgtgcatgtatgtctatggGGGTATATACTCACAAAAACCAAAGGGGATCCCCCCGGCGCTAGAGtcatagatagttgtgagctgccactattaaactcaggtcctctgcaagagcagtacaggttcttaactgctgaactatttctccagccccaatggCATACACTTTGTTCATGGACGAATAGGAATAATGAAAAGACCTGCAGTGGACTTCATAAAGATGGCCATTTTGAAATAGGAGCAAGCAGAAGGAACATGTCGGGAATCTGCCCCCTTGCTGTGTGACAAGAAGATGCCTGTGATTTGTGCTGTTGGCACTTGTCAGAGAAGCTCCAATATTGCTGTAATTTGTTGAGGGAAATGCTAGGTCTCAGTCAGGGATTGCTGAAGAATGTATTTCTTTTCATCTGATTTTATGAACCATTCAAAGACTTACCTACCTCAGCACCGTCAAGGATTTGGGCAACAGCTTGCAGTGCAGGCTGTAGACCGCCGCTGTAAACCTGTGCCCTCTCTGTGGTTGTCTACAGTGAGGAGTCTCCTGGGAATTCGGTCATAGCACTGAGACAGCATTCACCACAGTAAGGAAAGGCAGTCTTACCAACCAGCAAtggatttgtttgtgtttttgttatggttttgttttgtttttgtatttcttcAGAAATAGGGTTTTACAGTGTattagctggcctgaaactcagatccacgtgcctctgcctctcaagttctaGATTCCAAGATGTGCGCTCCACATCCAGTGTGCTTGAGGTTGTTTCTTTAATAGTGAAGGAAGTGAGGCTTGGTGGCAGAGTACTTGCTAATACACAGCAAGCCCTGGGTCCCATtcccagagaaagaggaagaaacatCTCTTCCTGAGAACCCAGACACTGAAGGTTGCCCAACTTGGCATATGCTTATATCTTGGCAcagtgtttggttggtttggttttggtttggttttgttctttgtctaGCCAGCTTCTTCCGGAACCACTGCCTCCCATTGTTCATTGCTCAGGATAGAGAGAAAGCAAGGGCCAGTACCCCTTAGATCTTCCTTTTTATATGGGATACTGTTTCACCCATACCTTGTTTCTTCATGCTCCCTCCCTGGGATGTTTTCCTAGTGATTGTCCACTTCCACCATGCACACTGCCTAACGGTCTCTTGACTGTGTTTACCCTTTCCACAGACTTGGGGACCCTTCTCTGTCTAGCTCTTTGGCTAGCATCATAGTGTTAACTGGAGCAGTGAGTTtatcccctccccacatttgctGTGTCGAGGTCACTGTCTTAGGGAGTGCTGCCAGGCAGGGAGTGGGGAGCAAGTCCTGGCCTGGCCCAGGCCTAACATATGGGAGCCACTTGGTAAATGGGAAGCAGAAAAGCCAAGTTTCCTGGTGTCCTTTCTTGGAAGGGAAAAACCTACACATGGCAGATATTTCTTGTTCTTAAGAGCTTAGAATAACATGAGACCCTCGTGCTCAGAGTCTTGACTCTCTCATGAGGCATTTTTGTCCAAAACAAGAGATACACATGGAGTACCCTACTATAGTACATCTCAGTGTGGGCTCTGCCCAGCATGGGCAGCAGAGCAGGGTAGATAACTGTCTAAACTGTTCTTCATGGTCACTGGGACAGCATGCTTTTATAAACCTGGAAAGCTTTGCACccgggctggcaagatggttcagcagtaaCCCTGACaggctgagttcagttcctaacacccacatggaggagggagagaaccaacttccagAGTTGCCTTCTGAGTGATGTTGCACACGCATGCTCAccagacacacaaataaatgtaatatagcTTTTCACTTGTCCACTGCCTCACATCATGGCGACCGTGTCACTGCTTGTTGacaacctctttttcttttgtggtgctgggatcaGACCGATAGCCTTAGGTCTGCCAGACATACATTCTCTCGTTTAGCTGCATCTCACTCCCAGCCATCATCTTCTTACGTACTGTAGTGCTGCTTCTGGCATACAGTAGCAGTTGACCATCCTGAGAAGCTCCTCGTTGGTGTTTCACTGTAGAAGCATTCTGCCATCAGGGCCTAAACGCTCTTGTTTCTGTTGGTCAGTGGGGTGTTGTTGTAAgtggcgattaatatttactattgataaatcttttaggaatgctgctgttagtcctaaacagctgtatacccaaatcaccacacagagactgggattatttaattaacctagagcacaatgctgggcaatagttactccgtcctaaacctccaagccctcatagtttcctaacatttagattcacccattatacttgattttagtgaaatcttaggtccagttcattctcTGCATCTTTCCAAAACCTCTGTTcttgcctctgttctcccagcctctgccctctctcctcctctgcctcccaccttcctgtcctctggctcctccatatcttcctgcttcctttccattgtgCAACATTGTGgcggttgctttattttggcatgtttgtaCAAAGTTGagataggtgatgcttagaataagtatcaaaatgcaatgtccggattgaaaccagagagtgggggagagaaatcagcatttgaatgaacaagggtaaagtgtacaCATTCcgaaagaacattataccaacagggtgtcttttgttctttattctgCTGCTTCCCACCTTGTGACTTCACATCTCAGGATACGGACAATGGACACATAGAAGGTTCTGCCTTGCACCTGTGCACCCTGATTTTGTCTCTAACTTTCCTTTAGGATGGAGATATTCTAGCCTCCAGCTTCTCTGTGGACACACAAGTTGCATACATTTTAAGTCTTGGAGTGGTGAAAGAATTCAGAAAACACGGCATAGGTAAGAGCAGGAAGCTCATGGTTTAAACCACCCCTCCCTCCAAACAGTAACACCCCCTGCCCCGGGTCAGTCACGTCTTCTGAGGTCTTCACCTCGCAGAGGCCCCTTATTCTCTTCTTTCTTGTCCCTATTTGGGGACAGACCCTGTCCTCCTAGTGTGTCTCCCTAGGACAACTTCCAGCAGGCATAGACCGCCCTTATCTCTCCTGATGTCAATCAAAGTCATGTGTATTGTCAAGGTGTTTTCAGTTCAGAATAagaaacagatgaagaaacaGCACCTTCCAGCATTCATCAGACAGTATGTCATCAAGTTCTCACTCTACCACAAGTCAGGGTGTAGCAGTCCTATTTTCAGCCCAGGTTTATCTTTCCCACACTCTCTGGGTCCTGGTTTACACTTTCTGCAGTTTGAAAAGTTGGTGAGTGTCTGCTAGAGACCCAGAGCACCTCCAGGGCACACCTGTGTCCCATAGTAGTGAGCAGTTCATGGGCTTTGTCTGATCTCTTAGGGCTTTGACAGTGGGAGTTAACCAGAGGCTGGTTTCAGACCTGGGAGGATAGCCCTTTAGACTCCTGCAGAAGTCATGGCttcttctgtgttctcttaacTGCCCTGGTGGGAAACCTTCATCTCCTTTCCTCAGGTTCCCTTTTACTAGAAAGTTTAAAGGATCATATTTCAACCACCGCCCAGGACCACTGCAAAGCCATCTACCTGCATGTTCTCACCACCAACAATACAGCAATAAACTTCTATGAAAACAGAGACTTTAGGCAGCATCACTATCTGCCCTATTACTACTCCATCCGAGGGGTCCTCAAAGATGGCTTCACCTATGTCCTCTACATCAATGGCGGCCACCCTCCCTGGACCATCTTATATCCTTTACTGCTggaaggaagtgggagaaggCTTTATGGTTTCCTGGCTAGAGGGCTAGAAGAACCAGAGAGTTAGCTGGAACTGTGGCTACCTTCGGGTGACAGTCACTGGCTTCACTTGCAGCATTGTTCCTTGACTAGTTCAAGGTATGGGCAGGTTGTGTGCACCTGATTGGTGGCATACATTAGGAAAGCTGCACTCCCTGGCAACTTGAGCCCAGCATCAAGGTTAGGTTTTAACTCTTTGGGCCCAGTATTGATTCATCTACTCAAGAAATATGGAAAGTGTCCTGTTCTAAGGGTTAGTAGAAACACAGCAGATAAAAGCCCCACCCTGTGCGCCAAGAAAGTaaacagagaagggaagaaagtaaACAGTGCAGAGAAGAAAGTAAACAATGGCAGAAGAACAGAGTTCAGACCTTCCTTGTGGGGTTGTATGATCCATGGTGTATTCCACCCACCCCCAGTTCTCTCCTCTAATGAAGTCCGTGTTAGGTGGGAGGGGAACTAGATGTCCCAGCAGTTACCAGGGGGTAACACCTCAAAATATgccacatgtgcctgtgtgtgttttaaagaagtGATTCATTTTAGAGAGAAGTGAAACAAGACAAGTGACTCAACTCCATAGGCCTAGCTCAAATGAAATCAGGCACATCTGGGCATTCAGGGGTTAGTACTGCAGGATCATCTGCTTGTTGGGATAGGCTCTGTACCTCTGGAGAACACTTGTCTTGTGGATCCTGCCTAGGGCTTTGGTAAGCACCTGGTGCTTGTCCTGTGTGGCTTCACTGTGCACTATTTCCCAAATTAATGGTCCATTTAATGAGCCTTTCTAGTATTCTCTAGGGCTTAATAGGCCCTTGGCCTCCATGGGGAGTGCATTGTGCCCTGTGGGTAGAGTATGACGACTGGGGGTCATTGATCAGACCCCAAGGGGCAGGCAAGGCCGATGGGGGCCCGTGGGGAATCTTCCTTGACAGAGTCCACAGACTACATCCAGCACCTGGGCTCCGCACTGGCCAACCTGAGCCCCTGCTCCATCCCACACAGGATCTACCGCCAGGCCCACAGCCTGCTCTGCAGCTTTCTGCCATGGTCCAGCATCTCCACCAAAGGTGGCATTGAGTACAGCCGTACCATGTAATGCCGTTGGGTCAGCCTCCACCAGTCCCCTGTCCTCAGCACTCTGTGGAGCCTGTTTTCCCGTCTGACTGACTTCTGCTATCCTTTGTGAGGAGCGGGTGGCCACCTGCCAGCCCATCAGCCTGCCCCCACTGCAGGCCCGGTGCTATGCTGGCTCAGGAGCAGAGTGTATGCCTAGTCGGTCATCAACAGGTAGGAGCAGATGGTAGGACCTGGGGAGTCTGGTGCTTGTCGCAACAAGAAGGCTCTAGGCAAGGTACCTGTGAGCGAGTTCACTGGGGTCCAGAAGCTTTTTGAAGAGCAAGGGAACAAAGTCCTCATACCACTTGCCAGAATTCTTTTTACTCcctggactgtgtgtgtgtgtgcgcgcgtgtgtgtgtgtgtgcatgcgtgtgtgtgtgtacctgtataCATATACTTTGTGGAGCATAGAGCTCAACATGAGGTATCTTCCTCAATTATTCTTCACCTcactttggagacagggtttctcatggAACCTGTAGCTCAGTGATTTAACTGGACTGGCTAATGAGCCTaagagatcctcttgtctctgtctccccggCTGCTAATCCAggctttttatatgggtgctagaaatcgaactcaggaccttgtatTTACAAAGCAGTCACTTttccaactctccagcccctaagtGGATTTCTTTGTAAGAAGAAATGTTCTTATCGTTCAAGAAttagagggcactggattctctggaactagaGGCAATTATGCCATgtagatgctaggaactgaacccatgcCTTCTggaaagagcagcaaatgctcttaaccactgagccatctccatcttCCAAGGCCCTGAccagattttttgttgttaaaatgaTGGATTTGCATGATTCAAACATTGGGAAGGTACAGAAAGACCAAGTAGTTCCTACTTGGGGCCCCACTTGTTCGGCTTCACCTTACAAGAGGCACCCCATGATCTGTGATCTGTGCCTGCTGCTGCTCCTAATTCTACCCGGACCTCCCCTCTGACAACAGTGCTGTCACCAGTGCATCTCTGTGTGACATGCTCAAGCCCTGCATGGGCTCCCTGTGCTGACAGCTTGTAACTGAAGAGAAGATTCTGCTTGGAGGCAGCCATTTTGGTTGCCGAGAGCTGGAATCCCAGGCCAAGAGAACAGAATTGCAGAGCTGGAAGAGGCTCGGGTGCTGCAGAGCCATGCTGTTGACCATCCACATAGAGGCTTGATAAACACTCAGGTGTGACTCCAGCAGTTGCTTGTGTTTGTGTAAAGTCCCAGGGGAGCCTGGTGGCCATTGATAAGACTGAGGGCTGGAGAAGGCATCATGCTTTGGTATACCCTGGCTCAACTAAATCCCATAGAGCAGATGGTGAGGTGGGTGAGCATCCTGCAATGCCTTCATGTGCCCTGCTCTCTTCCCCGCAGgctctccttcctgcttctggAAACCTCTCCCACCTGGAACCCTTGTCCTGCTTTTATGCACTGGCACCACCCAATGGCCTGGCAGGTGTGGGGAAGGGCTTtcaggcctctcctctgcctcctaacTCCTTCAGCTCTTTCCTACAAGATGGACTGAACTTGGCTGAAAAAATGTGGATACCTTTGACCCTGAAGACACAGGAACCTTAGAATAAAGAGGCACAGCAAAGAGAATGTCAGGTTTTTGTATAGGAATGCCCTAAGGAAGCTTAGACAGTGGAAGCCGCTCTACCTCCTCCACGAAAGGCTGGCTGGAGACTGGGGACAGGGGCTGCCCCTGCGAGAGAACGGAAGGCTTCAAGAATCAGCCCTCTCCATAGACAGTTCCCTGTTGCTCAGTGGCTTCCTACTGTCCAGAAGGACCATCCTGCCTGTTGAACCTGGCATGCTCCGCATAGCTGACCTCCACTGGGAGCTGAGCCAAGGACAGGTAGCTATTGGCTTCTGGGTGCCTTCCCTGCTCATCCTAGAAGCTGAAACT is part of the Meriones unguiculatus strain TT.TT164.6M chromosome 11, Bangor_MerUng_6.1, whole genome shotgun sequence genome and encodes:
- the Naa60 gene encoding N-alpha-acetyltransferase 60 isoform X2, with the translated sequence MIVAEIKNRTKIHKEDGDILASSFSVDTQVAYILSLGVVKEFRKHGIGSLLLESLKDHISTTAQDHCKAIYLHVLTTNNTAINFYENRDFRQHHYLPYYYSIRGVLKDGFTYVLYINGGHPPWTILDYIQHLGSALANLSPCSIPHRIYRQAHSLLCSFLPWSSISTKGGIEYSRTM
- the Naa60 gene encoding N-alpha-acetyltransferase 60 isoform X1 codes for the protein MTEVVPSSALSEVSLRLLCHDDIDTVKQLCGDWFPIEYPDSWYRDITSNKKFFSLAATYRGAIVGMIVAEIKNRTKIHKEDGDILASSFSVDTQVAYILSLGVVKEFRKHGIGSLLLESLKDHISTTAQDHCKAIYLHVLTTNNTAINFYENRDFRQHHYLPYYYSIRGVLKDGFTYVLYINGGHPPWTILDYIQHLGSALANLSPCSIPHRIYRQAHSLLCSFLPWSSISTKGGIEYSRTM